Proteins encoded together in one uncultured Sphaerochaeta sp. window:
- a CDS encoding sugar ABC transporter substrate-binding protein has product MKKRSLLVIGLLVISIALFAQGASDAEKPGEIKTVRWVVWDDPATNGQNQIAEEFMKLNPDLKVEIEMIPFDRYEDKIRTVLAAGETPDLVQINDDFVNMYRSRGLTQGINKYIEAAGVNADDYYKSLWDFGMVDGEKYVFTPAVKVRMIFYNKEMLKKAGLPEPPQTWGDPSWDWAKFLEYAQKLTIRSGDQTTQWGFAAMGDGGFEQTWIATANGEGLFGADSLTADGTNAAAREAIQFAADLIHKYKVHPLWGESNTGPKCQNLFLSEQAAMYFSASNAIGTLRKQASFDWGVAPIPVQNASKTQYANNEPSLVCYGIPKNAKNPEGAGRLIAYLGSDLSQSMYAKTGNIPANIEYAENNFIEPNMKPDNQQVILDGVNYGKSVNFGEYTDMAKLMFRNWLHKVWAGEMGVDEAMDNARPEVENALAGK; this is encoded by the coding sequence ATGAAAAAGAGATCGTTATTGGTAATCGGGTTATTGGTCATTTCCATTGCCTTGTTTGCTCAAGGTGCAAGTGATGCTGAGAAACCTGGTGAGATCAAAACCGTGCGATGGGTTGTCTGGGATGATCCTGCTACAAATGGACAGAATCAAATTGCTGAAGAGTTTATGAAGTTGAACCCAGATCTGAAGGTTGAAATTGAGATGATCCCATTTGACAGGTATGAGGATAAAATCCGGACTGTCTTGGCCGCTGGTGAGACTCCAGACTTAGTTCAGATTAACGATGACTTTGTAAACATGTACAGATCTCGTGGACTGACTCAGGGCATCAACAAGTATATTGAAGCTGCTGGCGTTAATGCTGATGATTATTACAAAAGCCTGTGGGATTTTGGAATGGTTGATGGTGAAAAATATGTATTTACACCAGCAGTTAAAGTCCGCATGATTTTCTACAACAAGGAAATGTTGAAGAAAGCAGGACTTCCTGAGCCTCCTCAGACCTGGGGTGATCCTAGTTGGGATTGGGCAAAGTTCCTTGAATATGCCCAGAAACTGACAATTCGTTCTGGCGACCAGACTACTCAATGGGGCTTCGCAGCTATGGGTGATGGTGGATTTGAACAGACCTGGATTGCTACCGCTAACGGTGAAGGCTTGTTTGGTGCAGATTCCTTGACTGCTGATGGAACAAATGCTGCTGCTCGTGAGGCCATTCAGTTTGCGGCTGATTTGATCCACAAGTATAAAGTTCATCCACTTTGGGGAGAATCAAATACTGGACCAAAATGTCAGAATCTCTTCCTCTCAGAGCAGGCAGCTATGTATTTCTCTGCATCGAATGCAATCGGAACCCTCAGAAAACAAGCAAGTTTTGATTGGGGTGTAGCACCAATTCCAGTGCAGAACGCTTCCAAAACTCAGTATGCCAACAACGAACCGAGTTTGGTTTGCTACGGTATCCCGAAGAACGCTAAAAATCCTGAGGGGGCTGGTCGTCTGATAGCTTATCTTGGTTCTGACCTTTCCCAATCGATGTATGCAAAAACCGGTAATATTCCAGCAAACATTGAGTATGCTGAGAATAACTTCATTGAGCCAAATATGAAACCTGATAACCAACAGGTAATTCTCGACGGCGTCAACTACGGCAAGAGTGTAAACTTTGGCGAGTATACTGACATGGCAAAGCTCATGTTCAGGAACTGGCTACACAAAGTCTGGGCTGGTGAGATGGGCGTAGATGAAGCTATGGATAATGCACGACCTGAAGTTGAGAATGCATTGGCTGGTAAGTAA
- a CDS encoding beta-galactosidase trimerization domain-containing protein: MIQHKNGESYWYEKPLRILQTVLREVDAVNYNSTAVVEYMKQTYSNVLVINAGGIFDFFHNPLPTAHIVKQMGGRDILKEISSACNAAGIKVIVRVDFRGVTDEVFKKCPPDWFGKQEDGSPLLTKNTVTPLVAPCYNAYYRNEYAIEFINHLLSNYSIDGIWHNALLSDPICYCDRCKDSFKKATGKDLPVERVSEKQDLADYWQWKSVSANRNIQSIRDAVKLHGGDKVYVAEVFNMFDVDRSQRTGVDLDQIVDVFDFLVCVAFLTENAKYVSYSDLDYPSILLRYLNSLSDKKQPVVLFGGNGTSHRLVMDPPLDTRIWLWETVSLGGGMWNCVFNGNHPGLTHDRRNALIHVDAYRFLAENSESINGMAPYADVAVLYSKRNKDLFGSEDTLVDSYNLEIQGIERVLLENHVQHKIISGGQLNPQNLNDVRVLILPNAASLTTEDVLVIKDFVKRGGNLVSTYKSSLYDAEGNQLKNFSLSEVFGIAYSGSDEDTYKDAYQCIEQADHPLLASIHDTEFIITGCLTAICNKASNDAITITSHVPPVVNQPPEKAWREVYRTDYPSIIENSYHKGKSIYFASQLGKCIYTHGHTDFSTVFSNTLSYLLDNSFVLETNAPSTIHMNLLCKKESEEGRRYILSLINHSTGLHRSVREVLAISDIEIRIKGLGCSQVKMLFGDKFSWSIDPQGIKIHIERLQEFFSIELW; this comes from the coding sequence ATGATACAGCACAAGAATGGCGAAAGCTATTGGTATGAAAAGCCGTTGAGAATCCTGCAAACAGTCTTAAGAGAAGTCGATGCTGTAAATTATAATTCAACTGCCGTAGTGGAGTATATGAAACAAACTTACTCAAATGTTTTAGTAATCAATGCAGGTGGAATATTTGATTTTTTCCATAATCCATTGCCAACAGCTCATATTGTTAAGCAAATGGGTGGGCGAGATATTCTCAAAGAAATCAGTAGTGCCTGTAATGCAGCTGGAATCAAAGTCATTGTGAGAGTCGATTTCCGCGGAGTAACTGATGAAGTGTTCAAGAAGTGCCCCCCTGACTGGTTTGGAAAGCAGGAGGATGGTAGTCCGTTGTTGACGAAGAATACTGTTACTCCATTGGTTGCACCCTGTTACAATGCATACTACAGAAATGAATATGCAATTGAGTTTATCAATCATCTTCTCTCCAATTATTCAATTGATGGAATTTGGCATAATGCACTTCTAAGTGATCCTATATGTTACTGTGATCGTTGCAAAGATAGCTTTAAAAAGGCTACGGGGAAGGACCTTCCTGTTGAAAGGGTAAGCGAGAAACAGGATCTAGCAGATTACTGGCAATGGAAATCAGTTAGTGCAAATAGAAATATTCAGAGTATTCGAGATGCTGTGAAACTACATGGTGGGGATAAGGTATATGTAGCAGAAGTCTTTAATATGTTTGATGTGGACAGAAGCCAAAGAACTGGTGTTGACCTAGATCAGATTGTTGATGTTTTTGATTTCTTGGTTTGTGTTGCGTTCCTAACAGAGAATGCAAAATATGTTTCGTATTCCGATTTAGACTATCCTTCAATTCTTCTGCGTTACCTAAATTCATTGAGTGATAAGAAACAACCGGTTGTTCTTTTCGGCGGAAATGGGACCAGCCATCGATTAGTGATGGATCCTCCACTAGATACAAGAATTTGGCTCTGGGAAACAGTATCATTGGGCGGTGGAATGTGGAACTGCGTTTTTAATGGGAATCATCCAGGCCTTACGCATGATAGACGGAATGCATTGATTCATGTTGATGCCTATCGATTTCTTGCAGAGAATAGCGAATCCATCAATGGAATGGCTCCCTATGCTGATGTTGCAGTACTTTATTCAAAAAGGAATAAGGATCTTTTTGGTTCAGAAGATACACTCGTTGATTCTTATAATCTTGAGATTCAAGGGATTGAAAGAGTGTTGCTTGAGAACCATGTCCAGCATAAGATTATCTCTGGAGGACAACTCAATCCTCAGAATCTGAATGATGTACGTGTTCTCATCTTACCGAATGCAGCTTCACTCACAACGGAAGATGTTTTGGTAATCAAGGATTTTGTGAAAAGAGGCGGCAATCTTGTATCAACCTATAAGAGTTCTCTTTATGATGCAGAAGGTAATCAGCTTAAGAATTTCTCTCTTTCTGAGGTTTTTGGGATAGCTTACAGCGGGAGTGACGAAGACACGTATAAAGATGCATATCAATGTATCGAGCAAGCTGATCATCCACTACTTGCTTCAATTCATGATACAGAATTTATCATTACGGGTTGTCTTACAGCAATATGTAACAAGGCCTCTAATGATGCTATTACCATTACGAGCCATGTACCTCCGGTAGTTAACCAACCTCCAGAGAAAGCATGGCGAGAGGTCTATAGAACCGATTATCCGAGTATTATCGAAAACTCATATCATAAAGGTAAATCAATCTATTTTGCCAGCCAGCTAGGTAAGTGTATTTATACCCATGGACATACTGATTTTTCGACTGTTTTCTCAAACACTCTTTCCTACTTGCTAGATAATAGCTTTGTGCTCGAGACGAATGCACCTTCGACCATTCACATGAATCTTCTATGTAAGAAAGAGTCAGAAGAAGGGCGTCGGTACATATTATCTCTCATTAATCATTCTACTGGATTACATAGATCGGTTAGAGAAGTGCTTGCCATATCAGATATTGAAATCCGTATAAAGGGTTTGGGCTGTTCACAAGTGAAAATGCTCTTTGGGGACAAATTCTCATGGAGTATCGATCCACAGGGGATAAAGATCCATATTGAGCGTCTGCAAGAATTTTTCTCAATTGAACTTTGGTAG